DNA from Pseudomonas mendocina:
CCGAACAACACGCTCTCCTCACCGGAATCGACACGCGCCTTGTGCTTGTTCAGGGTCTCCTGCTTAGACAGGTTGCCCTGGATGAACACGCGTTTGCGCCAGTCGCGCTCCAGACCGTCGAATACATCCTGCATCTGCCGACGCGAGGAGAACAGCACCAGCGAACCACGGCTACCCGCCACCAGCGCCGGCAGATCGCGAATGATCGCAGCAGTGTGCGCGGCGGCATCACGCGGATCGGCCTTGAGGTCGGGCACCCGCAACACACCGGCATCCGCGTGATGGAAGGGGCTCGGCACCACCGCAGTGACGGCCACCTTGGGCAGCCCTGCGCGCATGCGGTAACGGTCGAAAGTGCCCAACGCCGTCAGCGTGGCCGAGGTCACCAGAGCGCCGTAGGCGACGCTCCACAGGTTGCGCCGCAGGGTCTCGGCAGCCAGGATCGGGCTGGCGTTGACCTCGATATCGAACAGAGCGCCGCTCTCAGCCAGGGTCAGCCAACGGGCCATGGGCGGACTCTCTTCCGGGTCTTCGGCGGTGAATGCCAACCACAGCTCCCAGTTGCCCTTGGCTCGTGCCATCAGACTGCCGAACAACGGGTACCACTCCTCGGCCTGGTGGCTGGCGACACCCACTGCGCCCTCGCCGTCCATCGCCTCCTTGAGCAGCTCGGTGACACCGGTGAACAGGTCGTTGAGTTTGGAAAAACCTTTCTTCAGCTCCAGCCCCAGCTCGCGAATGTGCTCGGGCACTACGCCGCCGACGAAGCGATGACGTGGGCGCTCGCGTCCTTCCATGTCCTCGCCCGCCTTGAAGTCGGCAATTTCCTCGCAGGCGCTGAACATGAACTGCTGATGACTCTTCAATTCGCGCGCCAGCTCCGGCACCTGCTCGATCAGGCGACCCAGGTCACCCGGTAGCGGATTCTGCGCCAGCAGCTTGGTGAGGTTCTTGTCGATCTGGGTCAGCCAGTCGGCAGTCGAGCGCAGCCGGGTGAAGTGAGCGAAGTGACCGATGGCCTTGTCCGGCAGGTGATGGCCTTCGTCGAACACGTAGATGGTTTCGCGCGGATCAGGCAGCACGGCACCGCCACCCAACGCCAGGTCGGCCAACACCATATCGTGGTTGGTGACGATCACATCGACCTTGCCCATGCCTTCACGGGCCTTGTAGAACGCACACTGCTGGAAGTTCGGGCAATGACGATTGGTGCACTGGCTATGATCGGTGGTCAGTTGGCTCCAGCGCGTGTCTTCAAGTTCTTCAGGCCATGAATCGCGGTCGCCGTCCCATTTGTTGCCGGCGAGTTTCTCGATCATCGCGGTGAACAGCTTCTGACCCTGCTCGTCGACATCGATGCGAAAGCCTTCCTCTTCGAACAACTGAGCGGTGGCGCTTTGCGCGGCGCCATCCTGCAATAGATGGTCGAGCTTGGACAGGCACAGATAGCGGCCACGCCCCTTGGCCAGGGCGAAGCTGAAGTTCAGACCACTGTTGCGCAGCAGATCCGGCAGATCCTTGTGCACGATCTGCTCCTGCAGGGCGACCGTCGCAGTGGCGATGACCAGACGTTTGCCCGCTGCCTTGGCGGTCGGAATGGTCGCCAGGCTGTAGGCCACCGTCTTGCCGGTACCGGTGCCCGCCTCTACCGCGACCACGGCAGGATCGCCCAGGCGCTTGCCTTCGTCGTCAGCCTTGATCGCGCCGAGCACCTTGGCGATCTCGGCGATCATCAAGCGCTGGCCATAGCGAGGCTTGAGCGACTTGGCCTCGAGGAAACGGGAGTAGGCGCCCTGGATCTGGGACTTGAGTTCAGTGCTGAGCATGTATTCTGAAACGAAAAAGGCTGGATAAATTTTCAGTATTTCTGAAGCGGTCGCTATCATAGCGCGCCAATCGATCCGGCGCAGAACCCTGTGTCGAAGGATCGCTACAAGAATCGAACGGAGACGCCTGATGACGCCCTATGCCTCGCTCTATGCCCTGCATCTGCTCGCTGCCCTGATCTGGGTAGGCGGCATGTTCTTCGCCTGGATGATCCTGCGTCCCTCGGCGGTCGAAGTGCTGGAAGCACCAGCTCGCTTGCGCCTGTGGCTGAGCGTGTTCAAGCGCTTCTTCATCTGGGTATGGGCCGCGGTGGTGCTGCTGCCGGTCAGCGGCATGGGCATGCTGCAGATGGGCTTCGGCGGTATGCAGGGCGCACCGCGCTACGTGCACATCATGATGGGGCTGTACCTGGTGATGCTCGCCCTGTTCCTGCGCATTCAGGCCCTGCAACTGCCGGAATTGCGTCGTGCGGTGGAGGCCGAGGACTGGCCGGCAGGCGGTGCAGTGCTGGGCAGGATTCGCAAGGTGGTGGGATTCAACCTGCTGATCGGCCTGGCACTGACTGCTCTGGTCGGTATGCGCCCCACTTTCTGACGCGAGGCGGCCCGGGTAGCGGCACTAACGGGAAGCCGCATGCGGTGGGTGTGGCCACACACTCACCGTCCACTACAGCGCGCGGCGCGCCCTACGCGACAGAAGCGGAAGGCTCAGAAACGGAAAACCTGCAGCTCACCACTGCGGCCGACACTGCCTTCGCGGCCCGGTCGACCATGGCTGCCATCACTGGCACCCTCTACGCCATAGAGCAGGCAGCCCTTGGCAGCACCGCCACGACCACCACGCCCCGCAGTGCCGGCCTCACCGCCAGCACCGCCATCGAGCAATACCTGGAGACGCTCGACCTCGACGGCGTGCGAAACTTCCAGGGTAACGTTGCCACCGGGCGCACCTTCATGACCGTCCGTGCCATCCTGGCCGTCATAGCCACTGCTGGCACTGCCCCAGGTGCATCCCCCCGGCTGTCCGTGAGCACCGTCGAGCCCTGCATAGCCAGGCGTACCACGACCACCGCGAACGTCCAGGGTCAGTGACTCGAAGGTGATCTTATGCAGCTTGAGCTTGATCTCGCGTCCTGCAGTGGCAGGTTTGCTGTATGAGCCTGCTGCCCCTTTGGCGCTGATCCAGGCCCCCTCCCCCACGTCGGCATCGAGGATTTCCAGACGCAAGGGTTGAGCACCAGGCGCAACGCCGATACGCGCTTCACGCCCCATCTGCAGTTCGGCGATACGCAGTTCGGTCACTGTCGCCGGGATCAACAACGTGCCGTGATCGGCCACTTCCAGGCGATCCAGCTGCAAGGCACTGGAGGCAGCTGGCAGGCGCATCAGCGTGTTGGAGGAAACCTTGATCTGCGAATCGGCCAGCGCCGTTGTCGCACAGAAACACAGCACAAGCGCCAGACTACGCATGAGCAGCCTCCTCAACTGTCACCACAACCGGTGCTTCGGCCGGCTTTTCCACTTTAAGCGGATACAGATGAAAGATGCCGAACAGCAGTACCTGGACACGATCCAGCCAGGGACTGCTACGCCCGACCAGGAGTGACGAGAACAACCACAGCTGAAGGCCATGCAGCGACAACAGGAAGGCAGCCAACAGGTAGATCAGTTGTTCGAACGGGCTGCCCAGCCACTTGGCTAGGGCAGCGCAGAACACCAGCCAGAAGGACAAGGCCAACGCCTTACCCGTGATCATCAATGCTTTCATCCCCGCCCTCGTGCACGCGCTTTCTAATAGCGCAGCACGTTAACCGCTCATGGCGCCGGCCACCAGTGTGGAGGAATGTTTTTCCATCGCTTTCTGTCGCACGCCGAGAACAAACGGCATGCACCATCGGTGATAGCATCACGGTTCCAGAGAGAAGACTGTTGGCCATGGCACTGAACGACGCAGTTGCGCAACGCCCCATCGCGGGAGCAAAGGCGTTATCGCGAAGCCGAAAAGAACAGAGCCCGCACGGCCTTACAACCGTGCGGGCTCTTGTAGCGGTGTGAAGCGGCCTTACGGCTGAGCCTCGACTTCGGCTTCTACGCGACGGTTGATGGCACGGCCATCAGCAGTGGCGTTATCGGCGACAGGACGGCTTTCACCGTAGCCCACTGCCTGCACGCGGCCAGATTCAACACCATACTGATTCACCAGTACATCACGAACGGCGCTGGCGCGACGCTCCGACAGACCCTGGTTGTAAGCATCGCTGCCGACC
Protein-coding regions in this window:
- the dinG gene encoding ATP-dependent DNA helicase DinG, which translates into the protein MLSTELKSQIQGAYSRFLEAKSLKPRYGQRLMIAEIAKVLGAIKADDEGKRLGDPAVVAVEAGTGTGKTVAYSLATIPTAKAAGKRLVIATATVALQEQIVHKDLPDLLRNSGLNFSFALAKGRGRYLCLSKLDHLLQDGAAQSATAQLFEEEGFRIDVDEQGQKLFTAMIEKLAGNKWDGDRDSWPEELEDTRWSQLTTDHSQCTNRHCPNFQQCAFYKAREGMGKVDVIVTNHDMVLADLALGGGAVLPDPRETIYVFDEGHHLPDKAIGHFAHFTRLRSTADWLTQIDKNLTKLLAQNPLPGDLGRLIEQVPELARELKSHQQFMFSACEEIADFKAGEDMEGRERPRHRFVGGVVPEHIRELGLELKKGFSKLNDLFTGVTELLKEAMDGEGAVGVASHQAEEWYPLFGSLMARAKGNWELWLAFTAEDPEESPPMARWLTLAESGALFDIEVNASPILAAETLRRNLWSVAYGALVTSATLTALGTFDRYRMRAGLPKVAVTAVVPSPFHHADAGVLRVPDLKADPRDAAAHTAAIIRDLPALVAGSRGSLVLFSSRRQMQDVFDGLERDWRKRVFIQGNLSKQETLNKHKARVDSGEESVLFGLASFAEGVDLPGAYCEHVVIAKIPFAVPDDPVEAALAEWIEARGGNPFMEIAVPDASLRLVQACGRLLRTEEDRGTITLLDRRVVTQRYGKAILNALPPFRREIH
- a CDS encoding DUF1145 domain-containing protein, producing the protein MKALMITGKALALSFWLVFCAALAKWLGSPFEQLIYLLAAFLLSLHGLQLWLFSSLLVGRSSPWLDRVQVLLFGIFHLYPLKVEKPAEAPVVVTVEEAAHA
- a CDS encoding CopD family protein, translating into MTPYASLYALHLLAALIWVGGMFFAWMILRPSAVEVLEAPARLRLWLSVFKRFFIWVWAAVVLLPVSGMGMLQMGFGGMQGAPRYVHIMMGLYLVMLALFLRIQALQLPELRRAVEAEDWPAGGAVLGRIRKVVGFNLLIGLALTALVGMRPTF